A single window of Arvicola amphibius chromosome 15, mArvAmp1.2, whole genome shotgun sequence DNA harbors:
- the Il34 gene encoding interleukin-34 isoform X2 yields MPWGLAWLYCLGILLGMTLGNENLEMWTLTQDKECDLTGYLRVKLQYKNRLQYMKHYFPINYRIPVPYEGVLRVANITRLKARVSERELRYLWVLVSLNATESVLDVLLQGHPSWDYLQEVQTLLENVQRSLMDVEIGPQVEAVLSLLSTPGLSLKLVRPKALLDNCFRVMELLYCSCCKQSPILKWQDCELPSLHPHSPGSLMQCAATHVYPLPRHPPTSLPGSPGSSHGPLP; encoded by the exons ATGCCCTGGGGACTCGCCTGGTTATACT GTCTTGGGATCCTACTTGGCATGACTTTGGGGAACGAGAATTTGGAGATGTGGACTCTGACCCAAGATAAGGAGTGTGACCTTACGGGCTACCTTCGGGTCAAGCTGCAGTACAAGAACCGGCTTCAGTACATG AAACATTATTTCCCCATCAACTACAGGATCCCTGTGCCTTATGAGGGGGTACTCAGAGTCGCCAACATCACGAGGCTG AAAGCCCGTGTGAGCGAGCGGGAGCTGCGGTACCTGTGGGTCCTGGTGAGTCTCAATGCCACCGAGTCTGTGCTGGACGTGCTGCTTCAGGGCCACCCATCCTGGGATTATCTGCAGGAGGTTCAGACCTTGCTGGAGAATGTTCAGCGGAGCCTCATG GATGTAGAGATCGGCCCTCAGGTGGAAGCCGTGTTATCTCTTCTGAGTACCCCAGGCCTAAGCTTGAAGCTGGTGCGGCCCAAAGCCTTGCTGGACAACTGCTTCCGGGTTATGGAGCTACTGTACTGCTCTTGCT GTAAACAAAGTCCCATCCTGAAATGGCAGGACTGTGAGCTGCCGAGTCTCCATCCCCACAGTCCAGGATCCTTGATGCAGTGTGCAGCTACCCACGTGTACCCTTTGCCTCGGCatccccccacctccctgcccGGTTCCCCAGGCTCAAGTCATGGTCCATTGCCCTGA
- the Il34 gene encoding interleukin-34 isoform X1: protein MPWGLAWLYCLGILLGMTLGNENLEMWTLTQDKECDLTGYLRVKLQYKNRLQYMKHYFPINYRIPVPYEGVLRVANITRLQKARVSERELRYLWVLVSLNATESVLDVLLQGHPSWDYLQEVQTLLENVQRSLMDVEIGPQVEAVLSLLSTPGLSLKLVRPKALLDNCFRVMELLYCSCCKQSPILKWQDCELPSLHPHSPGSLMQCAATHVYPLPRHPPTSLPGSPGSSHGPLP, encoded by the exons ATGCCCTGGGGACTCGCCTGGTTATACT GTCTTGGGATCCTACTTGGCATGACTTTGGGGAACGAGAATTTGGAGATGTGGACTCTGACCCAAGATAAGGAGTGTGACCTTACGGGCTACCTTCGGGTCAAGCTGCAGTACAAGAACCGGCTTCAGTACATG AAACATTATTTCCCCATCAACTACAGGATCCCTGTGCCTTATGAGGGGGTACTCAGAGTCGCCAACATCACGAGGCTG CAGAAAGCCCGTGTGAGCGAGCGGGAGCTGCGGTACCTGTGGGTCCTGGTGAGTCTCAATGCCACCGAGTCTGTGCTGGACGTGCTGCTTCAGGGCCACCCATCCTGGGATTATCTGCAGGAGGTTCAGACCTTGCTGGAGAATGTTCAGCGGAGCCTCATG GATGTAGAGATCGGCCCTCAGGTGGAAGCCGTGTTATCTCTTCTGAGTACCCCAGGCCTAAGCTTGAAGCTGGTGCGGCCCAAAGCCTTGCTGGACAACTGCTTCCGGGTTATGGAGCTACTGTACTGCTCTTGCT GTAAACAAAGTCCCATCCTGAAATGGCAGGACTGTGAGCTGCCGAGTCTCCATCCCCACAGTCCAGGATCCTTGATGCAGTGTGCAGCTACCCACGTGTACCCTTTGCCTCGGCatccccccacctccctgcccGGTTCCCCAGGCTCAAGTCATGGTCCATTGCCCTGA